The Candidatus Hydrogenedens sp. genome includes a window with the following:
- the gyrA gene encoding DNA gyrase subunit A gives MAVNQNIKPVPIEQEMQTAFLDYSMSVIVSRALPDIRDGLKPVQRRILFVMHQLGLTPNRPYRKCATIVGECLGKYHPHGDQAVYDALVRLAQDWNMRYPMVDGQGNFGSIDGDSPAAYRYTEARLTPIALEMLTDIEKNTVEMRPNFDGRLDEPTVLPSGFPNLLVNGSYGIAVGMATDCPPHNLTEICNAIIYYIDNPSAPVEEFIKIVPGPDFPTGAIICGKEGILRAYKTGTGQVKLRARIKVVSQEKTKKKSLLVEEIPYQVTKQTVIESIAKAVENNKVSGITDLRDESDREGMRLIIELKSDVNPQVVLNQLYQHTQLQSTSRIHFLALVNNIPRVLNLKDMIQHYVQYRAEIVERRTRFDLEQAERRAHILEGLLKAIDQIDEVINLIRKSANAEEAQTKLCKKLDISVEQAKAILAMPLRRLTGLERKELQEEYDNLLKEIKRLKHILSSRENILAEVRKEVEKIREKYGDERKTEILETIEDFDIEDLIADEAMIITVSNQGYIKRMPQTTSRKQRRRGQGVMGMETPEDDFVKHVFTATAHEYLMFFTNEGRVYWRKVHEIPEAGRTARGRNIKNLLALGDKEKVTAFLSIKNLKDESKYLFMVTKKGLVKKTPLSAYSKPRSTGIQAITLEEGDELIDVLVTSGIDNVLLATHSGLAIRFPEKDVRPMGRTAQGVVGIRLNKGDYVVGVSVAKDNLTVLTVTENGYGKRTEVKEYRIQHRGGKGIINIQTQERNGNVVTMLTVSDDEDIVVVATDGKMLRIPIKSIRVIGRNTKGVQLMNLREGAKIASADKAIKKSDAEEELPEGSYAEEENEEETGDLFENAPDNEENSE, from the coding sequence ATGGCGGTGAATCAAAATATAAAGCCAGTCCCCATTGAACAGGAAATGCAAACCGCTTTCCTCGATTATTCCATGAGTGTAATTGTAAGTCGGGCTTTACCCGATATTCGCGATGGATTAAAACCGGTTCAAAGACGCATACTCTTCGTTATGCATCAATTGGGATTAACTCCCAATCGTCCATACCGTAAATGTGCCACTATCGTCGGAGAATGTTTAGGAAAATATCATCCCCATGGAGACCAGGCGGTTTACGATGCCCTTGTCCGATTAGCCCAAGATTGGAACATGCGTTATCCTATGGTTGATGGTCAGGGTAACTTCGGTTCTATCGATGGAGATAGTCCCGCAGCATACCGATATACAGAAGCAAGGTTAACGCCCATTGCTTTAGAAATGCTAACAGATATAGAAAAGAATACCGTCGAAATGCGTCCTAATTTCGATGGCCGTCTCGATGAACCCACCGTATTACCGTCCGGTTTCCCCAACCTCCTTGTAAACGGCTCTTACGGTATTGCCGTCGGTATGGCTACAGACTGTCCTCCTCACAATTTAACAGAAATCTGTAACGCAATTATTTACTATATAGACAATCCTTCCGCTCCCGTCGAAGAATTTATAAAGATTGTGCCGGGACCCGATTTCCCCACGGGGGCTATCATCTGTGGTAAAGAAGGAATTCTTCGTGCATATAAAACAGGAACGGGACAGGTAAAACTTCGGGCACGAATTAAAGTCGTCTCCCAGGAAAAAACGAAAAAGAAAAGTTTACTCGTTGAAGAAATCCCGTATCAGGTTACAAAACAAACTGTGATTGAATCTATTGCAAAAGCCGTAGAGAACAACAAAGTTTCAGGTATCACTGACCTTCGCGATGAATCCGACCGCGAAGGAATGCGTTTAATCATTGAACTCAAAAGCGATGTCAATCCTCAGGTCGTTTTAAACCAACTTTACCAACATACTCAATTACAAAGCACATCAAGAATCCATTTCCTCGCATTAGTAAATAATATTCCACGCGTATTAAACCTGAAAGACATGATTCAGCACTATGTCCAATACCGTGCTGAAATTGTAGAACGCAGAACCCGTTTCGATTTAGAACAGGCAGAACGCCGTGCCCATATCCTTGAAGGTCTATTAAAAGCCATTGACCAAATTGACGAAGTAATTAATCTAATTCGGAAATCTGCAAATGCAGAAGAAGCACAAACAAAATTATGCAAAAAGTTAGATATTTCTGTTGAACAGGCAAAAGCCATCCTTGCTATGCCACTACGGAGATTAACCGGATTAGAACGAAAAGAACTACAAGAAGAATATGACAACCTGCTTAAAGAAATTAAACGATTAAAACATATCCTCTCAAGCCGTGAAAATATTCTTGCTGAAGTTCGAAAAGAAGTAGAAAAAATCCGCGAAAAATATGGAGACGAGAGAAAAACAGAGATTTTAGAAACTATTGAAGACTTTGATATTGAAGACCTTATCGCCGATGAAGCCATGATTATAACCGTATCCAATCAAGGATATATTAAACGCATGCCCCAGACAACATCACGAAAACAACGGCGAAGAGGTCAAGGCGTCATGGGAATGGAAACCCCTGAAGATGACTTCGTTAAACATGTCTTTACTGCAACCGCTCATGAATATCTCATGTTCTTCACAAACGAAGGGCGTGTCTACTGGCGGAAAGTCCATGAGATTCCTGAAGCAGGCAGAACCGCAAGAGGTAGAAATATCAAAAACCTGCTTGCCCTCGGAGATAAAGAGAAAGTAACAGCCTTCCTTTCAATTAAAAACTTAAAAGATGAAAGCAAATACCTGTTCATGGTAACCAAGAAAGGTCTCGTTAAGAAAACCCCGTTATCTGCTTATAGTAAACCGCGTTCGACAGGTATCCAGGCAATTACCTTAGAAGAAGGTGATGAACTTATAGATGTCCTTGTTACCTCAGGAATAGACAATGTCCTTTTAGCAACTCATAGCGGCCTTGCAATAAGATTTCCTGAAAAAGATGTCCGTCCTATGGGTAGAACGGCTCAGGGTGTAGTTGGCATTCGCCTTAATAAAGGTGATTATGTCGTAGGCGTTTCCGTTGCCAAAGACAATCTAACCGTTCTCACTGTTACAGAAAATGGCTACGGGAAACGGACAGAAGTAAAAGAATACCGCATCCAACATCGCGGAGGAAAAGGAATTATTAATATACAGACACAAGAGCGCAATGGCAATGTTGTTACCATGCTTACCGTAAGTGATGACGAAGACATCGTAGTCGTTGCCACCGATGGCAAAATGCTTCGCATCCCCATTAAAAGTATTCGTGTCATTGGTCGAAATACCAAAGGTGTGCAATTAATGAACCTACGCGAAGGTGCTAAAATTGCATCCGCAGATAAAGCAATTAAAAAGAGTGATGCAGAAGAAGAATTACCGGAAGGTTCTTATGCCGAAGAAGAAAATGAAGAAGAAACCGGCGACCTTTTTGAAAATGCCCCTGATAATGAAGAAAATTCCGAATAA